Proteins from one Bombyx mori chromosome 25, ASM3026992v2 genomic window:
- the CPR49 gene encoding cuticular protein RR-1 motif 49 isoform X1, with product MRGSNFTCAGRELWVFSLAPCYAYVRDSVVTQLVFAFKTDERARSNTVSNRPQHRQSPTPPPHIIKMQKFLLVALALAAVVAAAPQQQQPEHPVYILKQDSDVNPEGYNFDFETSDGTSRQEKGTLKQISEDHKAIEVTGSYKYVGTDGLVYTVTFIADEHGFQPQEHVEHPGADQQQYQQ from the exons ATGAGAGGCTCGAATTTCACGTGTGCGGGACGAGAGCTGTGGGTGTTCTCATTAGCACCATGTTACGCGTACGTACGAGATAGTGTTGTCACTCAATTAGTGTTCGCGTTTAAAACGGACGAGCGCGCACGGAGCAACACAGTCAGCAACCGACCGCAGCACCGGCAGTCCCCTACACCCCCACCACACATCATCAAAATGCAGAAATTC TTGTTGGTCGCTCTCGCCCTGGCCGCCGTTGTCGCCGCCGCCCCTCAGCAACAACAGCCCGAGCACCCAGTCTACATCCTCAAGCAGGATTCGGACGTTAACCCGGAAGGTTACAATTTCGA TTTTGAAACAAGCGACGGTACATCCCGTCAAGAGAAGGGCACCCTGAAGCAAATCAGCGAGGACCACAAGGCCATCGAAGTGACCGGCAGCTACAAGTACGTCGGCACCGACGGCCTGGTCTACACCGTCACGTTCATCGCTGACGAGCACGGCTTCCAGCCCCAGGAGCACGTGGAGCACCCCGGCGCGGACCAACAGCAGTACCAACAATAA
- the CPR49 gene encoding cuticular protein RR-1 motif 49 precursor: MLRLLVALALAAVVAAAPQQQQPEHPVYILKQDSDVNPEGYNFDFETSDGTSRQEKGTLKQISEDHKAIEVTGSYKYVGTDGLVYTVTFIADEHGFQPQEHVEHPGADQQQYQQ; the protein is encoded by the exons ATGTTACGC TTGTTGGTCGCTCTCGCCCTGGCCGCCGTTGTCGCCGCCGCCCCTCAGCAACAACAGCCCGAGCACCCAGTCTACATCCTCAAGCAGGATTCGGACGTTAACCCGGAAGGTTACAATTTCGA TTTTGAAACAAGCGACGGTACATCCCGTCAAGAGAAGGGCACCCTGAAGCAAATCAGCGAGGACCACAAGGCCATCGAAGTGACCGGCAGCTACAAGTACGTCGGCACCGACGGCCTGGTCTACACCGTCACGTTCATCGCTGACGAGCACGGCTTCCAGCCCCAGGAGCACGTGGAGCACCCCGGCGCGGACCAACAGCAGTACCAACAATAA